One Coffea arabica cultivar ET-39 chromosome 5e, Coffea Arabica ET-39 HiFi, whole genome shotgun sequence DNA segment encodes these proteins:
- the LOC113687368 gene encoding dirigent protein 11-like, producing the protein MAKGLAIASLQILSLLLLASLGQSKTVFTNLTIYDHEFQSGDCQTVFPVAGLNGTGELYQFGTVVVIDNILTRGFSIKSALLGRSQGIAAVTSPDGNNAELLLTFLFTNGTYSGSTVEIKGIFIGSLDVNELAIVGGTKQFRYATGYTTFQVVSQVGDHLIVKVNLYIRQDIPDDYPGIANH; encoded by the coding sequence ATGGCAAAGGGTTTAGCCATAGCATCCCTCCAAATTCTGAGTCTGCTTTTACTAGCAAGCTTGGGACAATCAAAGACAGTGTTCACAAATTTGACGATTTACGACCATGAATTTCAAAGTGGAGATTGCCAGACTGTTTTCCCAGTTGCAGGTCTCAACGGAACTGGGGAATTGTACCAATTTGGAACTGTTGTTGTCATTGATAATATCTTGACACGAGGATTTTCAATCAAATCCGCACTACTTGGTCGTTCGCAAGGCATTGCTGCAGTAACATCCCCTGATGGCAACAACGCAGAGCTTCTGTTAACTTTTCTGTTCACTAATGGAACGTACAGTGGTAGCACTGtggaaataaaaggaattttcaTAGGGTCTCTGGATGTCAATGAACTTGCAATTGTAGGAGGAACCAAACAATTCCGGTATGCAACAGGGTATACTACCTTTCAGGTGGTCAGCCAAGTAGGAGATCATCTTATTGTAAAGGTGAATCTCTACATTAGACAGGACATACCGGATGACTACCCTGGTATTGCTAATCATTAA